Proteins encoded by one window of Arachis hypogaea cultivar Tifrunner chromosome 1, arahy.Tifrunner.gnm2.J5K5, whole genome shotgun sequence:
- the LOC112760878 gene encoding uncharacterized protein, whose translation MGCGKSKPADVASGNTTTVQRKKNIPSVPTAEVKETNMDHKISNNTVEMNQAEKNDVKVEKEKNNESKNKNEDSKNVQEEEKLENKSKEGGVAAATVEEEKTKEAVIQVIADEKKKEEDDSLKKENNVEEDNNNNNNKVEFVPAPVTADEKNDAEKKEEQEESVDVVKEEVLTSKETEKQEEAPSSKETEKSEEAPSSKEDGESKDTTTVVSTSEEGQDQKN comes from the exons ATGGGTTGTGGTAAATCAAAACCCGCAGATGTTGCTTCTGGAAACACAACTACCGTCCAGCGCAAGAAGAATATTCCAAGCGTACCCACGGCAGAGGTGAAAGAAACCAATATGGACCACAAAATCAGCAACAACACTGTTGAAATGAATCAAGCAGAGAAGAATGATGTCAAGGTGGAGAAGGAGAAAAATAATGAGTCCAAAAACAAGAATGAAGATAGTAAAAATGTGCAAGAAGAGGAGAAATTGGAGAACAAGAGCAAGGAAGGTGGTGTTGCTGCTGCTACTGTAGAGGAAGAGAAAACAAAGGAGGCTGTTATTCAAGTTATTGCtgatgagaagaagaaggaggaggatgattcgttgaagaaagagaataatgttgaagaggataataataataataataataaggtggaGTTTGTTCCTGCTCCTGTTACTGCAGATGAAAAGAATGatgcagaaaagaaagaagaacaag AAGAGAGTGTTGATGTGGTCAAGGAAGAAGTATTAACAAGCAAAGAAACAGAGAAACAGGAAGAGGCTCCAAGCAGCAAAGAAACAGAGAAAAGCGAAGAGGCTCCAAGCAGCaaagaggatggagaaagcaAAGACACAACAACGGTAGTTTCAACCTCTGAAGAAGGCCAAGACCAAAAGAATTGA